ATAGGGTTTATCAAGTTCCGGTTGCCGAAAAAACATGACTCCGTGATGATGAAACAATAAATCGGGCGGATCGTAAAAAAACCGCATCGTTTTTTTCAAATATTGCTTACATTCGCAACGCGCTTTATGAAGAGGTATTGGAAATAGTCTCAACAGAGAATTTCTAATGAAGAGGTCAATATGCTCCGTCGATATAAAATTGTGGAAAGCCGGATTGTTGAATGCAACGAGCCAAACGCTCCGATCCTACAGTTTATCAGTCCGGACGAAAAAGAAAAAAGATGGTTGATCGATGAGTATCTCGTCGATGAACACACACTAAATTCTGCGCTTGATCCGGACGAGCTCTCCCGTCTCGAATACGAACCGAACCATATCGCCATCATTTTTAAACGACCGAA
This region of Candidatus Marinimicrobia bacterium CG08_land_8_20_14_0_20_45_22 genomic DNA includes:
- a CDS encoding divalent metal ion transporter, which encodes MLRRYKIVESRIVECNEPNAPILQFISPDEKEKRWLIDEYLVDEHTLNSALDPDELSRLEYEPNHIAIIFKRP